TCGTTTCCAGTCTGACACTGCCCAGGTTCAGCGGCGGGGATCTGGAAGCGAGAGGGGAGAAGGTGCTGGCCGGGATGGCAGCTGTTGGCATTTAGTTTAGCGTTTTCACGTGGACTGGACGTAATTCCCCCGCTTCCGGAACCTTACAAATACCTGACGCATATTGTATGGTTATAAGCCTGCCAGGCGACAACGGGAAAGGAAGTGGATGTATGGCTGCGCGGATTTTAAGATATTTTGCAGACGGTAATACGGCTCTTGGCTTCTATAGTTTGTTCGAATCGAATCTTCAGGGACTGCGGCGGATCTTCATCTTGAAAGGCGGTCCCGGTACCGGAAAATCCTCCCTGATGAATGCAATCGGCACGGAATGGGCGGAGCGGGGTTATGATATTGAGCTGATCCATTGTTCATCCGATAAGGATTCCATTGACGGGGTCATTATTCCGGCGCTTGGCGTGGGCATTGTTGACGGGACTGCGCCCCATGTGATCGAGCCCAAGGCTCCCGGAGCGGCCCGGGAATACGTGAACCTGGGAGAAGCGTGGGACTCGGCAGCGCTGATCAGCCAAAGGGAGATCATTGAGGAGCTTAACCGGAAGGCTGCGGATGCCTATGCGGCAGCGTACAGCAGGTTTGCAGAGGCCCTGAACATTCATGACGAATGGGAAAAGATTTACTTCGAGCATATGGACTTCGGCAAGGCGGATCAATTAACGGCCCTGATGCTGGAACAGCTGTTTGGCGAAGCGCATCTTCAGAGGAGTGCTGACGTCAAGCACCGGTTTCTGGGCGCAGCAACGCCGGCAGGATCGGTCGACTTTGTACCTAATTTGACCGAAGGGCTGTGGAGACGCTTCTTCCTCAAAGGCCGGGCCGGAACAGGCAAATCAACCATACTCCGCACAATCGCCTCCGAGGCGGAGAAGCGGGGCTTTGATACGGAAATCTATCATTGCGGCTTCGATCCCCACAGTCTGGATATGGTCATTGTGCGTGAGCTTGATTTTGCGGTCTTTGACAGCACCAGCCCGCATGAATATTACCCGGAGCGGGAGGGAGACGTAATCATCGATACGTATGAAGCTGTTGTAGCACCGGGAACGGATGAGCGCCTCGCCGGGCCGCTAGAGGAAGTAAGCACACAATATAAGGCCACAATGAAAACGGCGATAGCCGCATTGGCAGAGGCCAAGGTGCACCGGGACGAATTAAAGAAAATTTATACCGCAGCAATGGATTTTAGCGTGGCGGATGCGGCCAGGAACCGGATTTCCGCTGAACTGGCAAGGATATTGGCCTAACGGTTAATAGGCTCTGAACCAGGCTTGCCATTCACAGGGTAAGCCTCTTTCGGCTTAACTGGTTTCTTCAATGAACGGACATGGCTGCGGGCCAGAGTGGCGCGCCCCGCCGGTTGACGCGTTCTTCAACAAGGTATAAACTTATAAACCTCAATATGTAGTTCAGAGAGGATTAAAAGCGTTTACATTTCAGAGGGGAGAAAACAGTGATGACTACTTACGAAGTGGCTTCCTTTAATATCCGCGTTGACATTCCGGTGGACGGAGAGAACAGCTGGGCGTTCCGCAAAGAGCATTTGCTGCGCCTGATCCGCTATTACCGCTGGGACATCTTCGGACTTCAGGAAGCAAAGGGCAATCAGCTGAGGTATCTGGCTGCACTTGATGATTATGAGGTGGAAGGGATCAGCCGTGATCAAGATCCGGATGACGAACACTGTCCGGTCTTTTATAATAAGTCGGTATTCACCAAGGAAGACGGAGGCACGTTCTGGCTGACGGAGACGCCGGAGGTTCCCTCCAAGTCCTGGGGCTCTGATTACAACCGGATCTGCACCTGGGTAAGGCTGAAGGACACGAGAAACGGGAATAGGATTCACTTTCTCAACACTCATCTGGACCATATCAGCGAGGAAGCCCGATACCGCGGCGCTCTGATGATTCTGGACTGGATCCGTGATCAAGACGGGGACCTTCCGGTTATACTGACAGGGGATTTCAATGCTCTTCCGGACGAAAGATGTTACCGGGAGATTACAGGGCAGCTGACGGATACCCGCAGAGCGGCTGATGATGCACATTATGGCCCCTGGGGTACATTTACCGGTTTCCGCTATGATATTCCATGGAATGAGCTTATGGAAATCGATTATATTTTTACGGACAAGCAGGCGAGAGTACGGAAGACCCGGACGGTAACCGACAGCTATGACCGGAAATACCCTTCGGATCATTATCCAGTTACAGCAACTCTGGAATGGTAACATGGCACTCATAGATATAGAGACAATGGATTGTTTACGCGACATATGTCTGATACAGATACGCTAATCATATGAAAATGGGGACAGCTGCATGATGAGGATATTCAGACATAAGGGTTATTTTATCGGTGTGCATATAATGATGGTGATCTTCCTGTTCTCCACACTGTACGCTTATTCTCCGGCGATCCGGGTGAAGGTGAAAGAGATCATCGAGCCTGCGGACAAGGTCTATACGATTGCCCACCGCGGGGCGTCAGGTTATGCGCCTGAGAATACGCTTCCCGCCTTCCAGCTGGCCGCCCAGATGAAGGCCGATTCCATTGAGCTGGATGTTCATTTAACCAAGGATCTAATTCCCGTTGTCATTCATGATGAGACCGTGAACCGGACCACGGACGGCAAGGGCTATGTGAAGAACATGACCCTGGAGCAGCTCAGGCAGCTTGATGCCGGTTCATGGTTCAATCAGGACTACCCGATGTTCGCCAGGGATCTCTATATTGGTGTTACCATCCCGACCCTGGATGAAGTGTTCGACAAATTGGGCAGTGACATCAACTACGTCATTGAAATTAAGGACCCTCCTCCGAAGTATAATATAGAAGAAATTCTGAACGAAACCATTAAGAATCATCACCTGGAAAAGCTGGTAGCCATCCACTCCTTCAGCGCCGCCAGCCTAAAGAGGTTCCATGCCATTAACCCGGACATTCCCTTATATCAGCTTGTCTGGAATGATTATGCGGCTTCGAGGGTGACTCAGTCCTATCTGGATACCGTGAAGACCTATGCCGTAGGCATCAGCCCGAATTTCCAGGGAATCAGCGCAGCTTATGTAGCTCAGGTGAAGAGGGCCGGACTCAAGATCATCCCGTACACGGTGAACTACCAGCTCAACATGGATAAAGCCTATTCCTGGGGAGTCGACGGTGTGCATACGAATTATCCCGACCGCTTCCTTGAGGTGATTGCCGCCAACAGGGCAAATGCCAAATGGTAGGAGTGGACTCTCCGTAGTATATTAAGTGCCCTTTTTCCAACTGTTCCCTGGAGAGGGCTGTTCTGTTCAGGAGCAAGTGGAGAAAATCCACCTGTTTCTGGAAGCACCTAATTCCAGCTTCTCAAATTTAGTGAATCCATACAGCTTCGTCGCTTAAAATGCACTCAACACGATATTCCGCAGCTTGCGTGTAATCGGCATGGTACCGGAATCCTTCTTCTGGATCATGAACAAGATGGTCAGACGTTCTAGCGGACAATTGGCAAAATAAGCTCCCAGCCAGCCGTCCCAGCCGTATTCTCCCAGGCTGCCAAGTCCGCCCGCCTGGGCAGGATCGGTCAGGACACGCATCTGATTGCCGTAGCTGTAGCCTTGCAGCGAATGCCAAGGATTGAAGCCTTGCTGCTGCGAGTGGGTCAAGCTGGCCGAGGTCATAAACTGAACGGTGCGGGGCTTCAGCAGCTGCACCCCGTTCAAGCTGCCCTGATTCATCAGCATGGTGGTGAATTTGGCAGCATCCTCAATGGTTGAGACCAGCCCGGCTCCGCCTGCTTCGTAGGCCGGCTCCCGGTCCATATGATGGCTGACACCCAGGTGACTCGCCGAATACCGGGTCAAGCCGCCTTCGCCGTCATCCTGGTAGACGCAAGCCAGCCGGTCTCTCTTGTCTTCGGGCAGCCAAAAGCCGGTATCGTTCATTTGCAGCGGACCGAAGATCTCCTGCTGCAGGAATTCGCCGTACCGCATACCGCTGACGACTTCAACTAATGCACCTAGAACATCCGCAGAGGTTCCATACTGCCAGGAGGTTCCCGGGTCGAAAGACAGCGGGCCTTCGCCCAGCCGATTGGCGAATTCCTGTGTGCTCATCGGGTTCGTGCCAAGCAGGCGGCTGTTCAGTTCCTGGTACAGCGCCTCCGTATACTGACCCGCCAGGTCTTCTCCGCCGTAGACCAGGCCGGAGGTCATGTTCAGCAGGTCATTAATATCAACCTCCCGGCTAACGGGCACAAGCTCGCCGTTCTTTCCCACCTTCTGATTTTTAAATCCGGGTATGTACTGGCTAACCGGATCGAACAGGTCGATCTCCCCGCGCTCCAGAAG
This genomic interval from Paenibacillus sp. FSL H8-0332 contains the following:
- a CDS encoding PRK06851 family protein; the encoded protein is MAARILRYFADGNTALGFYSLFESNLQGLRRIFILKGGPGTGKSSLMNAIGTEWAERGYDIELIHCSSDKDSIDGVIIPALGVGIVDGTAPHVIEPKAPGAAREYVNLGEAWDSAALISQREIIEELNRKAADAYAAAYSRFAEALNIHDEWEKIYFEHMDFGKADQLTALMLEQLFGEAHLQRSADVKHRFLGAATPAGSVDFVPNLTEGLWRRFFLKGRAGTGKSTILRTIASEAEKRGFDTEIYHCGFDPHSLDMVIVRELDFAVFDSTSPHEYYPEREGDVIIDTYEAVVAPGTDERLAGPLEEVSTQYKATMKTAIAALAEAKVHRDELKKIYTAAMDFSVADAARNRISAELARILA
- a CDS encoding endonuclease/exonuclease/phosphatase family protein, with amino-acid sequence MTTYEVASFNIRVDIPVDGENSWAFRKEHLLRLIRYYRWDIFGLQEAKGNQLRYLAALDDYEVEGISRDQDPDDEHCPVFYNKSVFTKEDGGTFWLTETPEVPSKSWGSDYNRICTWVRLKDTRNGNRIHFLNTHLDHISEEARYRGALMILDWIRDQDGDLPVILTGDFNALPDERCYREITGQLTDTRRAADDAHYGPWGTFTGFRYDIPWNELMEIDYIFTDKQARVRKTRTVTDSYDRKYPSDHYPVTATLEW
- a CDS encoding glycerophosphodiester phosphodiesterase family protein, encoding MMVIFLFSTLYAYSPAIRVKVKEIIEPADKVYTIAHRGASGYAPENTLPAFQLAAQMKADSIELDVHLTKDLIPVVIHDETVNRTTDGKGYVKNMTLEQLRQLDAGSWFNQDYPMFARDLYIGVTIPTLDEVFDKLGSDINYVIEIKDPPPKYNIEEILNETIKNHHLEKLVAIHSFSAASLKRFHAINPDIPLYQLVWNDYAASRVTQSYLDTVKTYAVGISPNFQGISAAYVAQVKRAGLKIIPYTVNYQLNMDKAYSWGVDGVHTNYPDRFLEVIAANRANAKW
- a CDS encoding serine hydrolase domain-containing protein, yielding MLDSNTTRLITKALSASIANKEIAGANFMVIQDGQESWYHEDGFADIEAGCKMSRDSIFRLYSMTKPVTAAAVMLLLERGEIDLFDPVSQYIPGFKNQKVGKNGELVPVSREVDINDLLNMTSGLVYGGEDLAGQYTEALYQELNSRLLGTNPMSTQEFANRLGEGPLSFDPGTSWQYGTSADVLGALVEVVSGMRYGEFLQQEIFGPLQMNDTGFWLPEDKRDRLACVYQDDGEGGLTRYSASHLGVSHHMDREPAYEAGGAGLVSTIEDAAKFTTMLMNQGSLNGVQLLKPRTVQFMTSASLTHSQQQGFNPWHSLQGYSYGNQMRVLTDPAQAGGLGSLGEYGWDGWLGAYFANCPLERLTILFMIQKKDSGTMPITRKLRNIVLSAF